A region of the Ranitomeya imitator isolate aRanImi1 chromosome 5, aRanImi1.pri, whole genome shotgun sequence genome:
TATAGGATTAATTTGACTTAAATATAACACAGAAACCTGATAAACCCATGTTTTTACTATGTTGACTTCAACTAATTGTGCATTAGGTTCTCCTGATAAACATTAGATTGAAGTTGTGTGAATTGATCTTTGACTGCATTCACGGGAGTAGGTTTATGTTCTACAAGTAGCTGATGACTAAGGAAAGCCTTGACTTTTTAAAGTTGTTTGCTCAGGATTTAGAGGAAAGTGCCTAGGTCCTGTCTAGCATTGGCTTCAGAAATTCCATTTCTCTGTCCAGTagaaacattttgcagtggtggcTGTTCATTGACTTGTGTGCAAAGCTGCAAGCGCAAGTTCAACCACAAAAACCTTAAACAATATTGTAATTGCAAGCTTTCACAGTTTGAGGTTAGTTCAGAGAAGCCATACTTTGCACAAAAGAGATGGAACGTTAATTCCTTCCTCACTGTCCGTATTTCTATCTGACAGTGCTCATTTTCTGCATTTGCTTTTTTGCCTCCCTTTACTGAGTTGTGAGATTGTCATCCTAAAGCATTTTTATAGAATGGATGCAATATACTTTAGGCCTTGCTTAAGACAGTCAGTTTATGATGCTGGCATCCAAATATGATTCGACTGTTTTGAATCTTGTACTTTAGAGTACCGTAACTTCTTAaaccccctcttccccccccccccccctaaaaaaaaaacaaaaaacaaaaacaaaaaaaagctacaATAAATGACATTTCTGTATGACGACATGCCAGAAGTTTTGATTTGGAGTTCGGGTGCGAAGactttttaaagagaacctgtaggAGTAAGCCAAGCCGGGTTTAATTTGTCGTCTATACTTGTTACTGCAAAATGTATTCCTAGAAGTATGATCAATAAATGTTAAGGCACACCCATTCATCTTTTTGTATCACTATCTGATAGTAATGATTTCTATAGATGTGGGTAATCCCTAGCAACCAGCaacacatgtactcaagctgtctagcagccataaatcatgcagctgagtcaacaaaaactaaatctccaaacactaacaaatatttggagaccaaccgagcgtgctcgagaaaaccagagcaacgagtatactcgatcATCACTAATCGTGACCTGTTCTCACCACTGGTTGGCTCTGTAGTAATTGCTATGATCGGAGCACTGTAGTAATCAAAGATTTGACTGTTCTGCTGTGATCACTGTAAGTGGTGGTGACAGAAGGAAATAATAGCGAAGCGCTACTATAAAATGGCACTGGGCTCCACCTACTCCTGCAAAGTGGGCATTCAAGTGAGCATGTATAGTTTACATCTGAAGCGGCAGCTGCTGTCTCCTATGTCCTGGGGCTACCATATTTGCTGTGTAGAAGTGTTGTGCTTTGacataatagtaaaaaaaataaaaaaaaaattcccagtggATACAGTGGTAAAAAAATCTACAGTTTAACTGTATAAAACTAAGCTTTTTACGCTTTCTTCTTTCACCCAGCTACTTGGCTGTTTATCCTGGCCCACTTATCCAGCCTACATGTCCTCCCCACTAGTTGCTTGTTCAGTGAGCAGCATGCTCTTCCCAAGCTTTTTAATTGAGCTCTGCATTGTATTTTACTCCTCCAGATCGCTAATATGAGCTTCCAGGTGACCATTATGCTCACATCTGCCACAGAGGTATTCCCCCTGCAACTCCAGCTCCAGTTGTGTATAGATATGTCACGGTGCACTAAATAGAAACATCCAATCCCGCTATCTAAATGGAATACTTAGTCCCTGAActcgcgcccccccccccccccaacttttAATCAAAACTAGACAAGGCGCAGTTATACTTTTTAAGTTATGTGCATAAAACCTTTCGTAAATAAAATTATTGTTTGCGATTTATCATCCTTTTTATCCTAGGTTTTCAGAGATCTGTTGCAATAGCAGATTCAAACTATAATTGGTTCTACGGCCCTGAGAGCCAGTTGGTGTTTCTGGATAAATTTGTAATGAGGAATGGGAGCGGCAATTGGCTGGCAGAACAGATTCAACTTAACAGAGTCCAGGAAGGACCTGGGACCCCAGCCAAAGGTCAGCGCTGGTGTACTCTGCACACAGAGTTTCTTTGGTAAGCAAGCAGTCTCCTCTCTGAATTTAATAAATCACTTCTTATTGATGGATTGTGAACTTGTATATCCGTTTTTATTTCTCTGAAGCACTGCTATGCTTTCAAATTTCATTTTCTGTCAgccgaataaaaaaaaaattatatatatatatatatatatatatattatatatattatatattccaACAGAGCAGAAGAAAAGTGCGGCACTCCTTTATGCTGTGGAATTCGTGTTCTTTATTTGGAAAATTGCAATAGTAGCATAAAatacatccgttaggacatcaggtcaacTAGGAGGGTGCGGCAGTGGAGAAAGGACAATGGCCGTTTCGCACAGTGTGTGCTTCAACGGTTCCAAATAAAGAACACGAATTCCACAGCATAAATGGTGAGTGCCGCACTTTTCTTCTGCTCTGTTGGACTCTATTGGCTATATGCTTttagtgcagagcaccatatgcccAGCTTATTCGTGACACCTGCATATTTGGTCGGTTTGAGATGGAGTCAAAGTCCTTATGAAGATATACCCTCATATACTCTTCTAGTGCCGTCCCTTTTCATATTTCTTTTtttgttgatatatatatatatatatatcatctctTGTCTTATTGAGCTCTAATTTGTCTGACATCAGGACGTATCAGCCAATTGGAGCTCAATATGGCAAATTATTAGAAAAAAGGGCACTCTGCAAGACCATACATAGTTGCTGTTATTCTGTTTGCTCAACTACTTTCAAAAGCAAGAAACTGCGCTGGTAATACAGTACTGGCATTATCTGTGCAATTTTCGAGCTTTCAAAACctagaaggatctctggtaatctacgTCTATAACTAATGTACCGTACTTTACATTGCGGGAGTCTGAAGGAACTGAAGAAGAGGAGGTGTGTATTCATGAACCATGACTGTTGTAGGGAGATTATATAATATGCATCCCAATCATTGTTCATGAGTTcctgagtaaggccggcgtcacactggcgtttaaaacggccgagtgcaatgcgataaaaaatcgcattgcactcggaccaatgttaacatatggggccgctcccagcagccgactttttgtcggccgttttcctcggtccgagacaatcgcagcatgctgcgattgtcttggaccgagAAACTctgggctcactcgcacccatataagtgatccgagtgatgtgcggtacaagcggaccccagcaatggaggaaatggagaaattcatttctctgcctcctccgcagctgtgctccgatcctccctgtgcgagagaatctgagcacagacgcatgacactcggctcctgctctgcttcgagcaggagccgagggttattagcatatcgcatccgatgatctcgcatcggatgcaatacaccAGTGTGACGCCGACCTAAGCAAGCAACTATCAACCTTTGCTATATCTTAGCATTTGGGGCTCCTCTTTTTAAATTTTGCCCAGGGCcacactatgtaaaaaaaaaaaaaaaaaaaaaaacctctccgaCTTTAACAATTCTGGTAGATTATCGGTGTCTTCACTGCAGTAGATTATATGTACTAAAGAATATATTTTGTTTTACAGGTATGATGCAACATTACCATCTACACCTCCACCAGACTATGGCATtcctaaattacatttttttgaagACTGGGGTGTGGTGACCTATGGGAGTTCTCTACCTGCTGAAATCAACAGGTCTTTTCTCTCCTTCAAATCTGGAAAGCTTGGTGGTCGTGCAATATTTGATATTGTTCACAAAAACAAATACAGCAACTGGATTAAAGGATGGAGAAACTTTAATGCTGGCCATGAGCATCCAGACCAAAACTCCTTCACATTTGCACCAAATGGATTTCCTTTTATAACAGAAGCTTTATATGGACCAAAATATACTTATTTAAATAATGTCTTAATGTTTTCCCCTTCTGTGTCGGATTGCTGCTTTTCTCCATGGGAAGGTCAGGTGACTGAAGAGTGTACTTCAAAATGGCTTAAATATAAGCTTGAAGAAGCCGCCGACTCTCATGGAAGGGTGACTGCAACTATGGAGAAAGGTGGCATTGTTTTCATTAGGGGTGAAGGCAATTCAGCCTATAGCCCTAAACTAAAACTGAAAAGTGTTCAAAGAAATCTTGTGTTACTCCATCCACAACTGCTGCTACTTGTTGACCATATTCACTTAGACCATAGTAGTACTTTGAAGGCCACAACAACTTTTTTCCACAATGTAGACTTTCCCTTTGAAGAAACCTCTATTGATGGTGTTCATGGAGCAATAATTAGGAACAGAGGTGAACAATATAAAATGTATTGGATGGATGACACGGGCTTGAGTGAGAAACCAGTCATTAAATCTGTAAATTACCCACATGGTTACCCTTATAATGGAACTAATTTTGTGAATATTACAACCCATCTCAGGAAGCCAATCACAAGATCAATATACCTTTTCATTGGACCATCTGTTGATGTTGAGAGCTTCAGTGTCCATGGAGACTATCAGCAGGTTGATGTGTTTCTAGCAACTAGTGACCATGCTTATGCGGTCTACCTTTTCACAGGTGAAATGCCAAATCAGTCGATCTACGCTAAAGTGGTTGCAGACCGACAAAGAATTGTGTTTGATAAAAGTTCAGCAATCAAAAGCTCTTCATCAAATGAGGTAAAGGATTATGTGACCATTCTGGAGCAGAAACTCCAGCATTTCAAGCCGGTCTTTCAACAACTAGAGAAACAGATCTTGTCTCACGTAAAGAACAGCGCCAGCTTTAGGCAGACCGCGGAGCGGATTCTTAGATTTTCCGATAAAAGGAACACAGAGGAGGCCGTTGAAAAGTTGTTTTCAATTTCTCAACAGCAAAAGCAAACTGGGAAGGTGAAGCGAACCAAAAAGGGACCAAAAAATTTCAAGTTTATTAATGCCGTTCCTGACATTTTTGCACAAATAGAAGTAAATGAAAAGCAGACGAGACAAAAAGAAATGGCTCAGGCTCAAAGTGAAAGTCCAGTAAATGAGGATGAAGAAATGAAAGACCTTCTAGATTTTGTAGATGAGCCATCAGTAAGGCAGAAATCTAGCCCTATTAGAACATATGGCTCCCAACACATGTTGACGACACATTACAACAAGTCTTCGTCAATATCTGCTTCCTATACAAAACTCTTTTTGATTATAAACATTGCCATCTTTATAGTTCTTTTATTGTTACAACTGACACGAGTTTTGAGGACTAAGAGTGCCCATAGAAAGAGGTGTCTTTATGCCATACTGTCTATTGATTGCTGTATCTTATTGTGGCTATATTCCTCATGTTATCAAACACAATGCTAGTACAGGAATCTATGCAAAGAAGGGACATCAGCTGCATAGTGAAAATATTTTGCAATTATTTGTAAAATTGTAATATTCTTAACTCTTCCAAACCAGAAAATGTGTATTTGTTCATGTTTCATAAAGGGAAATGCTGCACAAAATATAAAGGAACTAACCTGAATGTTTACTTGCTGACTGACTGGAAATCAATCATGCAGAAAGGAAAATAAATTTGTTTGTCAGATGCTAAATGTGTGGCAAGTTCTATTACGTGTATGATACAAATTCTGTATGAACAGTCGTTGTGTTCTATATAGCATGTTCTGGAATTAGACTGCGATGGGAAAGAAGGTGGCACTCTggtacacgtaaatttctttgtcaACTTTATTCTTTGAACACTTGATTACAACATGCAGCCGGGAATTGGGATTCCTATGGGACAACTAATGTTTTGCATCCAAATGATGCATAAACGAGTCCAGGTACAAAAGATACAAAGGAGGGGAGACAATTAAATTGATACGACACGAAACTGGTGGTGTGTTGTCtaagaataaaaaaatacaatagcaCACAACGGCAAAAGGTGAAATTTCATTATAAAAAGAGCCATGTCTCCTTTATCATCAAAACCACACTAGGGAATGTGTTGCGTTGCAAAGAATAAAAAGTTGGGAAGATGTAATTGTCCGCATAGCAGACAAGCGAGGCAATGTAGTACTTTTGTCGAGGGAATTTTTACATCAATGAGGCTGTTCGACAGTTATCAGATACCACCATATACATCCTTTTACTGAAGGATCCCACTTATAAGAACAAACAAATTACACTCCTTTCTTTGGAAGCAAGTTGAGCTAGGTATGCTTTCAAAGAAAATGGcagaacatttagggtatgtgcacacgtcaggtttttttcctgacaaaatccagagaattctgccagaaaatcgcgttttttttccgcgcggatttctcgcgtttttttttttttttttttcctgaatgcatgaaatccgcaaaaagaatgagcatggccattctttttgcggattgcgttttttttgcgggaaaaaaacgcatcaatctgaacaaaaaatccggaatgcattctaaatgataggatgcatatttttagcgtttttgatgaggaattatagcgtttttatagcgaaattccgcaaaaaaaacgctaaaaatccggacgtgtgcacatacccttactccatGAACCCCCTGAAGTCGCATTGGTATGACTCTCCTAAGATCCACAATTCATTAGTAGCCTGCCTAGGTCGCCCAATTATTTCAGGTGTGGGATCTTTAGCAGAGCAGTTATCCAGGTATATGGATTGGCTCCTATGACCCCACCTTAGGGATGTATTGTCCTATATTAAGGTCACTGGGGATTTCTTTAGGGCCATGCGAGAAATTGAATGGGAAGAGAACATTGCATTAGCCTCTATTGATGTAAAGAGCCTGTACACTACACTAAGGTACCGCAATGTCAGGATGGAAGCTATACaccgtattataatatatggaaagGAGTGCTGCATGCATTCATTTAATTTTATTTGTGAAGCACTCAAGTTTTTGACTAAAAATGCCAAAGATTTTTTGGATAGGTGGTACATTCAGTGCACTGGTACCGCCATGGGTACTCCAGTTGCATTCATCTTTGCCaatcttattttttttctttttttttttgcagttttttaacttttttttttttttttttttttattccccgtTAACCAACCCCTATTTGAAGTTTGTCCAATGCTTCATGCGATatgttgacaatatttttatagtaTGGGCAGGTCCAAAAGAATTATGCCATGATTTTGTGGCCGATTTTTAAATGACGTTGATATGAATATGCGTTTTACATCCGTGCTTGGAGATGCAAAGTTAGTGTTTCTGGGTATGAAAATACAAGTATCGAAAGGGAATCTAGAAACAGAGGTTTTCagattatttattcattttttattcggactcccatgacagcactacgagagagaggatccgcccttcaggaacaggaaacctacagatacaaaagggcggcacctctccccatgcatcagttgtatttcagaaatcttatcagacagagtagtccttagaccagacccggcatatctgccgaaggtagcgacacgtttccatagatcacaggagatagttttgccatcctttattcctaatccctctaatcctaaagagcaggagcttcatacgttagacgttaggagatctctccttcagtatatctcagcCACTGATAATTGGAAAaaagatggagcactgtttctttccttccaaggtccaaggaaaggatttagagtgtcaaaatattcactagccaaatggattagggaaactatctctctagcttatacagcaggtggggggccagctccgcagaatctaaaggcacattccacccggccatggcgtcatcctgggcagagagatctggagtgtcagtggagcaaatatgtaaggcggccacttggtcatctccttccactttctttaaacactatcggttggatttggggtcctcctctgatctctcctttgggttaagggtgctacagactatagtccctccctaaggtagcttacatctctgtaaatctctcgtagtgctgtcatgggagtccgaataaagcattaagctacttactggtagcggcatttttcggaggcccatgacagcacccttagttccctccctattcacgtgggggtagcacttcctatagtgtatataatgatagatttcacgagtggtatctagttcgatacaatggattgttttgtatataaactgtatataatgtatatttgtgtaccactaaccgcggtagtcctctcaagctctgaaatacaactgatgcatggggagaggtgccgcccttttgtatctgtaggtttcctgttcctgaagggcggatcctctctctcgtagtgctgtcatgggcctccgaaaaatgccgctaccagtaagtagcttaatgcttttttttacattAGAAAAGCTTTCATCCCACACATACAAAGATCTCTTCCATTTAACCAGTTTCTCAGTTTACAGAAAATTAATAATCAACAAGCTCGTTTTGAAGCACAAGCAGAGAAACATAAATTGCTTAATAGTGTAAGTGGTACAGGCTTTGGATGAGATATTGGGTAAAGTAAATTCCATCTGGTCAAAAGATCTTAGTCCAGAAAAGGAGAAGTTTTATCTTACTCCAAATTTGGGTTGATGGACAGTGTTAGATCTGTTGTTACTAAAAATTTGACGTCATTGAATGTGATAAGGATCTAGCAGAGGTTGCCAGACAGCAATCATTGGTTACTTATAGGCGTAGCAGCAATCTGAATAACTTTCTGgcgaaaaaataaatacattaaaaaatcgCTTCAAGCCACCTTCTAAAAACTGGGCAGGAAGAACTAAATTATTAGGCAATTAGAGATGTGTGGGATGCTCTCTAAGCAACAGCTCGCTATTAATCCTATTAGGATAGGTGCATTAACACAGTTGCTGATTTTATTCAGTGTAAAACTGAATTTGTGATTTTCTGTCCCATGTGGAGAATTCTATATTGGCAAAACAATTAGGCTGTTTGTGAGGTAACACTGTAGCTCTATAATTACCAGTAAAGGTGTCATTAAACTTATTGAACATATGCAGAAATGTCATGATTTGAGTCCTGCAAAACTACGTTTTTGGGTCTGAGAGTTACGCTACCAAACCGAGGAGACAATTTACAGAAGTTGTTCCTGCGCAGGGAAGCTAAATGGATAATACAGCTAAGAGCCAAAGGTCCTCTTGGTTTTAATCATCATGTAGACATGGCTCTGTTTTTATAATGAATTTCACCTGTTGTCGTTgtgtgcaattgtttttttttttcatctttggtATAACATGATACTGTAGGTTTGTCCTCTATTTAAGAGTCTCCCCCCTTTATGTATCTTTCACATTCAAATGACGCATCAATAGGTTCAGGTAGGAAACAGCTGTTGTCCCGTAGGCACTCCGTTTCATGTCGTAATCGTGTGTTCAAGGAATAAAGTTCATAGAGAAATTTTACTTGTACGAGAGTGCCATGTTCTTTCCTCTCACCGTCTGCATCCAGGACTGCTTGCTTCTGGTAGAGCACCTGTCTGTCACGATGTTGGCCAGCTGTGCTGCAGTCTCCACTCATCACAGTATGTGGTCTTAATAGTGTCGGTCTTTCTTTCCTTACTATTTGCGTTGTGTTCTATAGATGTAATTACCGGATGACATTGTATATTTAATTTGCATAATTTCTCTGCAAATAAGGTGAGGTTATGTTCTCATGATGATTTGTTTTATGTTGTATACTTTCGCTGCACAAAGGAAAAATGCTGCATCTTGCAATTCCAGCAAGTTGGGTGAGATTTATAGAGATCTCATTCCCATTTTTCCTTAATTTTGTCATGGTGTAGACTGACCTGCCGTGTCTTGCAGAGAAAACACTGAGTTTTTTGTGGACTTTCCTCAGAATTGTATTCCATGCTGAGAATCCACAGGTAAACTCACAATGCTAACATAAAGACAACACTATTGGCCTGCTTTATATAGGATCGATTGGCACATTAATAGCTTTAGCAAAGTGCTCTATCCTCATACATacatgtgcgtgtgtgtatatgtatatatgtatatatgtatatatgtatatatatatatatatatatatatataatatagtgtctAAGGCTTTTTCCATCTGTCTCtgtctctgtcctggaaatcccgcgtctctgattggtcgaggcctggcggccgcgactggcacagtatcgacgtagatgtcataatggttgcctcgaccaatcggcgacgggcacagtctgccgcgaattctggaatcatcattgtccatatactacggggacatgcatattctaaaatacccgatgcgttagaatcgggtcacaatcTAGTTCCTtatagatgggaatatcccttttaaaTACAAATGTGGAACTTAAACTTTGTACAAAGAGCAACAATATAATAATTCATAAGACAGCCAAAAAGTCAATGCAACATCAATAGCGTAATACCAAATTGTGTTTGATATAATTTAAGGGTAAAAACCAAAAATTTCAGAGAGTAACCTCAAATTTATGTATTTGTGTATATGCTGTGAGCTAAACCACCATTATTCCCTGTATTTATAATCAACAGTTCTGTTACGATTGATTTATCTGCAAAAGTGTCTAAAATCAACTGAATTCCAACATATTAATACCCATTCTCAATGTGGCAAAAAGGAATCATATTGACACTCTTGACATTCTGCTTGCAGGCCCATGTTAGTAAGTTCCCTAATGCCCAAGTGCCAACATGTGTAACATATTGAGGGAAAATTCTGGACACTTTCTCATTCATTGTCCAAGTTTGCAATCtctgtcttaggccggggtcacactagaccgtaatacggccgagtgcaatgcgataaaaaaatcgcattgcacttagacagaccaatgttaccatatggggcagctcccaccagccgactttttgtcggccgttttcctcggtccgagactatCGCAGCAtacggaaaactctcggctcactcgtacccatataagcctataagtgcgagtgagacagcgcacaccactctgatatcatccgagtgctgtgcgctataagcggaccccagcaatggaggagatggagaaattcatttctctgcctcctccgcagctgtgctccgatcctccctgtgcgagagaatcggagcacagacgcatgacactcggctcctgctctgctgctgctctcgcatcggatgccagtgtgaccccggccttaaagcaccgcacgcacgcacgcacacacgtaCATATCAATGTCTTTTCCCTGTTCTGCTCCACCATCTTGTGGCACatctaacggtcacaagctctttcTAATCGTACAACTAATATACGACTAGAGTGGCACCAATAGCAGAAGAAGCCAGCCACTGATAACGATTTTACTACATTCAGGTTACTTACACTAGTGATACCACTTCACCTCCAAAGTTTTCGGTACCGTAGCTCATGCAGTTAGACTAGGCAAAATAAAGATTTGCCAGTTTACTCAAAGACTAAACTACATATTAGTTGGCTTACTTTGACAAATTTTTGGCAAAATTGTCCCAGACTGTCGTGCACTTGTCCACGACTCCTTTATGAGATGCGGGCCCATTTTCAAAGTTGTCATATGCTCCTGCGTGCCAGGGTGGAGAAGAAGACCAAGTCCTCTTTCACACGTTCGTATGAAGCACAGACGTGAATGTGGTGTATTGATTTtttacggacccatagacttgtattggcccttgtcatcggtGCTGTCGGAACAAAATAGACATGTCTCCGTGTGTTTTGCACAGACTGAAGGAGGCCTAAAACGTATTTGATACAAGTCAAAATTCAAGGATATGAGtggtgttttgtgttttttttttttttttccccccttaataaat
Encoded here:
- the DSE gene encoding dermatan-sulfate epimerase, which codes for MRTHTRGAPSVFLIYLICCAIVHGSEDSTNAQIPFLNAKYDGYPMLYFSKGDVEKLRTQATGTHQHIASRINKAVHTMLTNPSEYLPPWDPKDFSARWNEIYGNNLGALAMFCVLNPDNTEALGMAREYMERMAAQPSWLVKDAPWDEVPLAHSLVGFATAYDFLYDFLSRHQKERFIEVIANASGTMYETSYRRGWGFQYLHNHQPTNCVALLTGSLVMMNQGYLQEAYFWTKQVLTIMEKSIVLLNDVTDGSLYEGVAYGSYTTRSLFQYMFLVQRHFDINHFNHPWLKEHFAFMYRTVLPGFQRSVAIADSNYNWFYGPESQLVFLDKFVMRNGSGNWLAEQIQLNRVQEGPGTPAKGQRWCTLHTEFLWYDATLPSTPPPDYGIPKLHFFEDWGVVTYGSSLPAEINRSFLSFKSGKLGGRAIFDIVHKNKYSNWIKGWRNFNAGHEHPDQNSFTFAPNGFPFITEALYGPKYTYLNNVLMFSPSVSDCCFSPWEGQVTEECTSKWLKYKLEEAADSHGRVTATMEKGGIVFIRGEGNSAYSPKLKLKSVQRNLVLLHPQLLLLVDHIHLDHSSTLKATTTFFHNVDFPFEETSIDGVHGAIIRNRGEQYKMYWMDDTGLSEKPVIKSVNYPHGYPYNGTNFVNITTHLRKPITRSIYLFIGPSVDVESFSVHGDYQQVDVFLATSDHAYAVYLFTGEMPNQSIYAKVVADRQRIVFDKSSAIKSSSSNEVKDYVTILEQKLQHFKPVFQQLEKQILSHVKNSASFRQTAERILRFSDKRNTEEAVEKLFSISQQQKQTGKVKRTKKGPKNFKFINAVPDIFAQIEVNEKQTRQKEMAQAQSESPVNEDEEMKDLLDFVDEPSVRQKSSPIRTYGSQHMLTTHYNKSSSISASYTKLFLIINIAIFIVLLLLQLTRVLRTKSAHRKRCLYAILSIDCCILLWLYSSCYQTQC